In the genome of Solibacillus silvestris, one region contains:
- a CDS encoding histidine kinase: MVENQQKIDQFKSDILSLCMNKKLQRSKFYDYFFLLEESLTKHFNMEHCFLFHVSENKLKPIDNLELLNVDVALDLIQPYFNGNKVVKLPGFLKEQPYFENHTDVMPLIINDKIEAIIIFKYNPVGAPIQTVLTEEIVGAISASYKYLIQKYEVYSNEQKYRKLYGMTDLFHSTMDIDVILENVLITIEENFPGLEVELILSNDQDRQTRVKIKPFDYLSERPATIESFVSGELKEDIAVEQNRRLLNVPIKGRQAIYGILQVKAPINYSFANSEKEFIRMLAQASGNALENAKLYHQSHRLITDLQLINETSHRLNMKLTISEMLLFLQKQMLKSFQPMEIGFMFKEDEKYIMTEACTDLFDYVACNVYVQHVEKHFQTTQDPLFIADFSRLISGDIEYRSIMAIPMIVEEDIIGFSIVLHKEPYFFSFDSFKLMQSLIHHSSLAISDSVLREQLQEMVDRDHLTKLYARSYSDSYVENSIQKDDSGMFLLIDIDNFKKVNDTYGHQVGDEVIVQIARRLQNEIGKKGICSRWGGEELAIYIPNISDSEAIGISDSIVQMVPSVSNPSVTVSAGMITWHKSSRPNFKNMFAQADMALYHAKRNGKNRLCVYEKPMELQY, encoded by the coding sequence ATGGTGGAAAATCAACAAAAGATTGATCAATTTAAATCGGATATTTTAAGCCTTTGTATGAATAAGAAATTACAACGAAGTAAATTTTATGATTACTTTTTCCTATTAGAAGAAAGCCTAACTAAACACTTTAATATGGAACATTGTTTTTTATTTCATGTAAGCGAAAATAAATTGAAACCGATCGACAACTTAGAATTACTGAATGTTGATGTAGCATTAGATTTAATACAACCCTATTTTAATGGTAACAAAGTTGTGAAGTTACCCGGGTTTTTAAAAGAACAGCCGTATTTTGAAAACCATACGGATGTTATGCCACTTATAATAAATGATAAAATAGAAGCTATTATTATATTTAAATATAATCCTGTCGGGGCACCTATACAAACAGTGCTGACTGAAGAAATAGTAGGGGCGATATCCGCTTCCTATAAATATTTAATCCAAAAATACGAAGTGTATTCGAATGAGCAAAAGTACCGTAAATTATATGGGATGACAGATCTTTTCCATTCAACGATGGACATTGATGTAATTTTGGAAAATGTGCTTATTACAATAGAAGAAAATTTTCCTGGACTTGAAGTAGAGCTGATCTTGTCAAATGACCAAGACCGTCAAACGAGAGTGAAAATAAAGCCCTTTGACTATTTATCAGAGCGGCCTGCAACAATCGAGTCTTTTGTATCGGGAGAATTGAAAGAAGATATAGCCGTTGAACAAAACCGTCGATTATTAAATGTGCCTATAAAAGGGAGACAAGCAATATACGGAATTTTACAGGTAAAAGCACCGATCAATTACTCATTCGCGAATTCGGAAAAAGAATTTATCCGTATGCTTGCGCAAGCTTCAGGAAATGCCTTGGAAAACGCAAAACTCTATCATCAATCACATCGTCTCATCACGGATTTACAGTTAATCAATGAAACTTCCCACCGTTTAAATATGAAATTGACGATCAGCGAGATGCTTTTATTTTTACAAAAGCAAATGTTGAAATCTTTTCAGCCTATGGAAATTGGTTTCATGTTTAAAGAAGATGAAAAGTATATCATGACCGAAGCGTGTACAGATCTTTTCGATTATGTAGCGTGCAATGTATATGTCCAACACGTGGAAAAACATTTTCAGACGACACAAGACCCATTGTTTATTGCTGATTTCAGTCGTCTTATTTCAGGAGACATTGAGTATAGGTCGATTATGGCCATTCCAATGATTGTTGAAGAAGATATTATCGGGTTTAGCATTGTATTGCATAAAGAGCCGTATTTCTTCTCCTTTGACAGCTTTAAGCTAATGCAATCGCTTATTCACCATTCGTCATTAGCCATTTCCGATTCTGTTTTACGTGAACAACTTCAGGAGATGGTGGATCGGGACCATTTAACAAAGCTTTATGCAAGAAGTTACTCTGATTCATACGTAGAAAATTCCATTCAAAAGGACGATTCAGGAATGTTCCTTTTAATTGATATCGATAACTTTAAAAAGGTGAATGACACATATGGGCATCAAGTCGGGGATGAAGTAATCGTGCAAATTGCTAGGCGACTGCAAAATGAAATAGGGAAAAAGGGCATTTGCTCGCGATGGGGCGGTGAAGAGCTTGCTATCTATATTCCGAATATTTCAGACAGTGAAGCGATTGGAATTTCGGATTCGATTGTACAAATGGTACCAAGTGTATCAAATCCATCAGTTACGGTTTCAGCGGGTATGATTACATGGCATAAGAGCAGTCGTCCTAATTTCAAAAATATGTTTGCGCAAGCTGATATGGCGTTATATCATGCAAAACGAAACGGAAAAAACCGCTTATGTGTATATGAAAAACCAATGGAACTGCAATATTAA
- a CDS encoding 30S ribosomal protein S4 yields MSRYTGPSWKLSRRLGISLSGTGKEIAKRPYAPGQHGPNSRGKKSEYGLQLTEKQKLRHMYGMTERQFKNTYLRAGKLQGVHGENFMILLETRLDNLVYRLGLARTRRAARQLVNHGHILVDGNRVDIPSYSVKPGQTISLREKSANLSVVAESIEVNSFVPEYLSFDADSKVGTFVRLPERSELSSEINEQFIVEFYSR; encoded by the coding sequence ATGTCTCGTTATACAGGTCCATCTTGGAAACTATCTCGTCGTCTTGGTATTTCATTAAGCGGCACAGGTAAAGAAATCGCAAAACGCCCTTACGCACCAGGTCAACACGGCCCGAACTCTCGTGGTAAAAAATCAGAGTACGGTCTACAATTAACTGAAAAGCAAAAATTACGTCATATGTATGGTATGACTGAACGTCAATTCAAAAACACTTACCTACGTGCTGGTAAATTACAAGGTGTACACGGTGAAAACTTCATGATTTTACTTGAAACTCGCCTTGACAACCTAGTTTACCGTTTAGGTTTAGCTCGCACTCGTCGTGCAGCTCGTCAATTAGTTAACCACGGTCACATCTTAGTTGATGGTAACCGCGTTGACATCCCATCTTACTCAGTAAAACCAGGTCAAACGATCTCTTTACGTGAGAAATCAGCTAACCTTTCAGTTGTTGCTGAATCAATCGAAGTAAACAGCTTCGTACCAGAATATTTATCATTCGATGCAGACTCTAAAGTAGGTACTTTTGTACGTTTACCAGAGCGCTCTGAATTATCTTCTGAAATCAACGAACAATTCATCGTAGAGTTCTACTCTCGTTAA
- a CDS encoding tyrosine--tRNA ligase (catalyzes the formation of tyrosyl-tRNA(Tyr) from tyrosine and tRNA(Tyr)) has protein sequence MTNELLQDLEWRGLLYQQTDAEGMEKLLNEEKVSLYVGVDPTADSMHIGHIVPLLTLRRFQKAGHTPILLVGGATGTVGDPSGRSEERQLQTMDQIDKNVQGLKKQMERLFDFSSDAANGAVLVNNNDWVGPMTLIDFLRDYGKLINVNYILNKDTVASRLDSGISFTEFAYTLIQGIDFNHLYDHHNVRIQVGGSDQWGNITTGLEMIRKTHDENAKAFGITIPLVTKADGTKFGKTAGGAVWLDAAKTSPYEFYQFWINTADADVVKYLKIFTFLSREEIEGLAVSVEEEPHLRKAQKALAEEMTRLIHGEEGLEAAERITKALFSGDLKALSVEEMKVAFSGVPSVEVAKEDKNIVELIVEAGISSSKRQAREDVTNGAISVNGEKITDLEYVIDAKDRLEDAFAIIRRGKKKYHMVKFA, from the coding sequence ATGACAAACGAATTACTGCAAGACTTGGAATGGCGCGGATTGTTATACCAGCAAACAGACGCGGAAGGTATGGAAAAGTTATTAAACGAAGAAAAGGTTTCCCTATATGTAGGTGTTGACCCGACAGCGGATTCGATGCATATCGGACATATCGTGCCATTGCTTACGTTACGCCGTTTCCAAAAAGCAGGTCATACACCGATTTTATTAGTTGGTGGAGCTACAGGTACAGTTGGGGATCCATCTGGCCGTTCAGAAGAGCGTCAATTACAGACGATGGACCAGATCGATAAAAATGTGCAGGGACTTAAAAAGCAAATGGAGCGCTTATTCGACTTTTCATCGGATGCTGCAAATGGTGCTGTTCTTGTAAACAATAATGACTGGGTAGGTCCAATGACATTAATCGATTTCCTTCGTGATTACGGGAAACTGATCAATGTAAACTACATCTTAAATAAAGATACAGTAGCGTCACGCCTGGATTCAGGTATTTCATTTACTGAATTTGCTTACACATTAATCCAAGGTATTGACTTCAATCATTTATACGATCATCACAACGTTCGAATTCAAGTAGGTGGTTCGGATCAGTGGGGCAATATTACAACAGGCTTGGAAATGATTCGTAAAACGCATGATGAAAATGCGAAAGCGTTCGGTATTACAATTCCTCTTGTAACAAAAGCGGACGGTACAAAATTCGGTAAAACAGCGGGCGGCGCTGTATGGCTCGATGCTGCGAAAACATCTCCATACGAGTTTTACCAGTTCTGGATCAATACTGCGGATGCAGATGTTGTGAAATACTTAAAAATCTTCACATTCCTGTCACGTGAAGAAATTGAAGGCCTTGCAGTAAGTGTTGAAGAAGAACCGCATTTACGTAAAGCGCAAAAAGCATTGGCTGAAGAAATGACGCGTCTGATCCACGGTGAGGAAGGTCTGGAAGCCGCAGAGCGTATTACAAAAGCATTATTCTCCGGTGACTTAAAAGCATTGTCAGTAGAGGAAATGAAAGTAGCCTTCTCTGGTGTACCTTCTGTAGAAGTGGCGAAAGAAGACAAAAATATCGTGGAGTTAATCGTAGAAGCAGGAATTTCTTCATCAAAGCGTCAGGCACGTGAAGATGTTACGAACGGTGCAATTAGCGTGAACGGAGAAAAAATTACAGATCTGGAATATGTAATCGATGCGAAAGACCGTTTGGAAGACGCCTTTGCCATTATTCGTCGCGGCAAGAAAAAATACCATATGGTGAAATTTGCTTAA
- a CDS encoding peptidoglycan glycosyltransferase produces MKQWLEKLNKKIEILASSERMRFVRIGGGVFWNLTLLAIIFIAATLLFVGGVGAGYFASLTKDEPLRSKEEMREQIFSYEETSELYFANDIYIGKIRTDLDRRETSLANISPSLINAVLATEDEYFREHTGIVPKAVIRGLLQDVSNSSTQTGGSTLTQQLIKNQILTNEVSYERKAKEILLAYRLEHFMTKEEILEAYLNIIPYGRNSSGRNIAGIETAAQGIFGVSASKLNLPQAAYIAGIPQAPFTYTPFTNKGEQKSAEGMQPGIDRMKTVLYRMQEAGYITKKEYDEAIAYDISKDFKGYEIRPEEKYPWLTAELELRSKEIFAKILAEKDGIDPDRLKEEENLNEKYTILADRTIRSGGYRIYSTINKDMYDAMKKVTEEFTLYGQTYKKKGKDPETGEEIEVDVPVQTGSMVIENKTGRILSFVGGRDHEIEQLNHATQAYRSNGSTMKPLLAYAPALDYGVIGAGSPVVDVKFKRSYDNYEPVNYIPTQELGIIPARQAVASSQNLAVLRLYDSILDRRPATYLEKMGFSKLTEGDYVNLSTSIGGITHGATVEENTNAYTTFANNGQFNDAYMIERIEDLDGNIVYEHEAAPVDVFAPETAYMMTDMLRGVMKQGGTATLAKSQLKFSSDFAAKTGTTQDHKDVWLVGYNPNISVGVWLGYDQPRTLYAFNNRYQHPSQRVNRLWANYLNTLYDIDPELVGTKETFKKPEGVVTRSFCGISGLAPSTSCANAGLVTSDLFNKNVFLPSKPDDSFVSSTSVVINGNTYAALPNTPTEFVQMSGFGLNQAFVDRMLGRLGGDASKLLSFTSGKGVVTGAPFSADSAPPQPVYATLANGSLSWTASSSNDVVGYRVYSVTDQGRSLVRSLKSYEGYRVSVSPGVRYIVVAVDITGLESGYSNEVGEVVETAPPETEDEENVVPGEVIEEPEEPEDLDEIEVDVDPVEPSGE; encoded by the coding sequence GTGAAACAATGGCTTGAAAAATTAAATAAAAAAATCGAAATCCTTGCTTCTTCAGAAAGAATGCGCTTCGTCAGAATTGGAGGCGGTGTATTCTGGAATTTAACTTTACTGGCTATTATTTTTATAGCTGCGACACTGTTGTTTGTCGGAGGTGTAGGCGCAGGTTACTTCGCATCATTAACAAAGGATGAACCTTTGCGATCGAAAGAAGAGATGCGCGAACAAATTTTCAGCTATGAAGAAACAAGTGAACTTTATTTTGCGAACGATATTTACATAGGAAAGATCAGAACTGATTTAGATCGACGTGAAACATCGCTAGCTAATATATCCCCATCCTTAATTAATGCTGTTCTTGCTACAGAGGATGAATATTTCCGTGAGCATACCGGCATTGTGCCGAAAGCGGTAATACGTGGATTACTGCAAGATGTATCCAACTCGTCTACACAGACAGGTGGCTCTACCCTAACACAGCAATTGATAAAAAACCAAATATTAACGAATGAAGTTTCTTATGAACGTAAAGCGAAGGAAATTTTACTTGCGTACCGTTTGGAACATTTTATGACAAAAGAAGAAATACTCGAAGCCTATTTAAATATCATCCCGTATGGCCGAAATTCTTCAGGTCGTAACATTGCCGGAATTGAAACGGCTGCACAGGGTATTTTTGGTGTGTCCGCATCTAAATTAAATCTACCGCAGGCAGCTTATATTGCCGGTATCCCACAGGCACCTTTCACATATACGCCTTTTACAAATAAAGGTGAGCAAAAAAGTGCGGAAGGGATGCAGCCAGGTATTGACCGTATGAAAACGGTTCTTTATCGTATGCAGGAAGCAGGCTATATTACGAAGAAAGAATATGACGAAGCAATTGCCTATGATATTTCTAAAGACTTCAAAGGATATGAAATCCGTCCGGAAGAAAAATATCCTTGGTTAACAGCAGAGCTTGAGCTGCGTTCAAAAGAAATTTTCGCAAAAATACTTGCCGAAAAAGACGGCATTGACCCGGACCGTTTAAAAGAAGAAGAGAACTTAAATGAAAAATATACAATACTGGCAGACCGTACAATACGTTCAGGCGGTTACCGTATTTACTCAACGATTAATAAAGACATGTATGATGCCATGAAAAAAGTGACGGAAGAATTCACTTTATACGGACAAACATACAAGAAAAAAGGAAAAGATCCTGAAACAGGCGAAGAAATCGAAGTGGATGTTCCCGTACAAACAGGAAGTATGGTTATTGAAAACAAAACAGGCCGTATTTTAAGTTTTGTTGGCGGGCGCGACCATGAAATTGAACAATTGAATCATGCGACACAAGCTTACCGTTCAAACGGTTCAACGATGAAACCGTTACTTGCCTATGCACCAGCGCTTGATTACGGTGTCATTGGTGCAGGAAGCCCTGTAGTCGATGTGAAATTTAAACGTAGTTATGACAACTATGAACCCGTCAACTATATTCCAACACAGGAACTAGGAATTATTCCAGCACGACAAGCAGTTGCATCATCACAAAACTTAGCAGTACTGCGTTTGTATGATTCAATTTTAGATCGTCGTCCAGCAACCTATTTGGAAAAAATGGGCTTCTCAAAGTTGACTGAAGGAGATTATGTCAATCTCTCTACATCTATTGGCGGGATTACTCACGGGGCAACTGTCGAAGAAAATACAAATGCCTATACAACCTTTGCAAATAACGGACAATTTAACGATGCCTACATGATTGAACGCATTGAAGATCTGGATGGCAATATTGTTTATGAACATGAAGCTGCTCCAGTTGATGTATTTGCACCGGAAACTGCCTATATGATGACTGATATGCTACGAGGTGTTATGAAGCAAGGTGGTACTGCAACATTGGCGAAGAGTCAATTGAAATTCTCATCTGACTTTGCCGCAAAGACAGGGACTACACAGGACCATAAAGATGTTTGGCTAGTAGGATACAATCCGAATATTTCTGTTGGCGTTTGGTTAGGTTATGACCAGCCACGCACACTTTATGCATTTAATAACCGTTACCAGCATCCAAGTCAGCGTGTAAACCGGTTATGGGCTAATTACCTGAATACGCTTTATGACATTGACCCGGAATTAGTCGGTACGAAAGAAACTTTCAAAAAACCTGAAGGCGTTGTAACACGATCATTTTGCGGCATTTCAGGTCTGGCACCTTCTACTTCATGTGCCAATGCCGGTTTAGTTACGTCAGATTTATTTAATAAAAATGTATTTTTACCGTCTAAGCCGGATGACAGCTTTGTATCTTCTACATCGGTTGTTATTAACGGCAACACATATGCCGCATTACCGAATACACCTACTGAGTTTGTCCAAATGAGCGGATTCGGATTAAATCAGGCATTTGTTGACCGTATGTTAGGCAGACTGGGTGGTGACGCATCGAAATTATTGTCATTCACATCAGGTAAAGGTGTTGTAACCGGTGCACCATTCTCGGCAGACAGTGCACCACCGCAACCTGTTTATGCTACATTGGCAAACGGTTCACTTTCGTGGACAGCCTCTTCATCAAATGATGTCGTCGGCTATCGTGTTTATAGTGTTACCGATCAAGGAAGATCGCTCGTACGCTCATTAAAATCTTATGAAGGGTACCGGGTATCTGTTTCACCAGGTGTTCGCTACATCGTCGTAGCAGTTGATATTACAGGATTGGAATCAGGCTATTCGAACGAAGTTGGAGAAGTTGTCGAAACGGCTCCACCGGAAACGGAAGATGAGGAAAATGTTGTACCCGGAGAGGTAATTGAAGAACCCGAAGAACCCGAAGATCTTGACGAAATTGAAGTTGACGTTGATCCTGTCGAACCATCAGGAGAATAA
- a CDS encoding acetylornithine aminotransferase, whose protein sequence is MSALFQNYARRPFAIVEGKGTEVFDTTGKRYLDFTSGIAVCSLGHAHPSIVETIQKQSQKLWHISNLFESPGQEKLAASLVEDLHLSYAFFCNSGAEANEAAIKLVRKHTGKHKIIVFEQSFHGRTFGAMSATGQDKVRNGFGPLVSEFVTLPFNDVTALKAAADADTAAIMLEMIQGEGGVNPVTEEFAKAIHEIQQSSDILVIVDEVQTGIGRTGTRFAFEQTVIKPDIVSMAKGLGGGFPIGGILGTEKLFNTFSAGTHGTTFGGNPLGVAVAQTVIDQIFNDAFLDNVKQKSAYFVNKLEEAFPEEKYSVQGKGLMLGLSLGGEDVAPYVAALDEAGLLTVAAGPKVIRLLPPLTVSEQEIDEAVNLLKGVLKEEQVSI, encoded by the coding sequence ATGAGTGCATTATTCCAAAATTACGCAAGAAGACCTTTCGCTATTGTCGAAGGAAAAGGAACAGAGGTATTTGATACGACTGGGAAACGATATTTAGATTTTACGAGCGGTATTGCCGTATGTAGTTTAGGGCATGCACATCCGTCGATTGTAGAAACCATTCAAAAACAAAGTCAAAAGTTATGGCATATTAGTAACTTATTTGAAAGTCCAGGACAGGAAAAGCTTGCTGCATCATTAGTGGAAGATTTGCATTTATCGTATGCATTTTTCTGTAATAGCGGTGCAGAGGCGAACGAAGCGGCTATTAAACTAGTACGTAAGCATACAGGAAAACATAAAATCATCGTTTTTGAACAAAGCTTTCATGGACGTACATTTGGAGCGATGAGTGCAACAGGGCAAGATAAAGTACGTAACGGCTTCGGTCCATTAGTAAGCGAGTTTGTAACTTTGCCGTTTAATGATGTTACAGCATTAAAAGCAGCAGCTGATGCTGATACTGCTGCGATTATGCTGGAAATGATCCAAGGTGAAGGTGGCGTAAATCCCGTAACGGAGGAATTCGCGAAAGCCATTCATGAAATCCAGCAATCATCGGATATTTTAGTCATTGTTGATGAAGTACAAACGGGTATCGGACGTACAGGAACTCGTTTTGCATTTGAACAGACAGTCATCAAACCGGATATTGTTTCAATGGCAAAAGGTCTAGGTGGCGGATTCCCGATTGGGGGGATACTTGGGACAGAAAAGCTCTTTAACACGTTTAGTGCAGGGACACATGGTACGACGTTCGGCGGAAATCCATTGGGCGTTGCCGTCGCGCAAACAGTTATCGATCAAATATTCAATGATGCCTTTTTGGATAATGTGAAACAAAAATCAGCGTACTTTGTAAATAAACTGGAAGAAGCATTTCCGGAAGAAAAATATTCGGTTCAAGGTAAAGGGTTAATGCTGGGGTTAAGTCTCGGTGGCGAAGATGTCGCACCTTATGTTGCCGCATTGGATGAAGCCGGTCTATTAACGGTTGCAGCCGGACCGAAAGTGATTCGTCTATTACCACCTTTAACAGTTAGCGAACAAGAAATTGATGAAGCGGTCAATTTATTAAAAGGTGTATTAAAAGAGGAACAGGTATCAATTTGA
- a CDS encoding acetyl-L-glutamate 5-phosphotransferase, whose amino-acid sequence MTTFKSTHHTARKMVIKLGGSTLEGLNEAFFRNFKALQEQGIQLIITHGGGPAINRELAAARIESHTVNGLRVTSKEMIGIVQSTLIGKVNPSLVHELHSANISAIGLNGFDDGLLESEFLNYETYAYVGEVKHVNINMLNTLTEAGIVPVVACIGATKDGQALNINGDTVASEIALAVGADCLLLVTDVAGIRIKDEYQTEVTPRLIEQWIDDGHIYGGMIPKVQGALNCLKAGIPSVQIVNETLTGTTILSEELVK is encoded by the coding sequence ATGACTACGTTCAAATCAACGCATCATACCGCTCGTAAAATGGTCATCAAGCTTGGTGGCAGTACATTAGAAGGTCTTAACGAGGCCTTCTTTCGCAATTTTAAAGCATTGCAGGAACAAGGGATCCAACTCATTATTACACATGGCGGAGGGCCAGCGATTAATCGTGAATTAGCCGCTGCAAGAATTGAGTCCCATACAGTAAACGGACTGCGTGTAACGAGTAAAGAAATGATCGGCATTGTGCAGTCAACATTAATCGGAAAAGTAAATCCTTCACTCGTTCATGAACTTCATTCAGCAAATATTTCTGCCATTGGACTAAATGGTTTTGATGACGGACTGCTCGAAAGTGAATTTTTAAATTACGAAACTTACGCATATGTAGGAGAAGTGAAGCATGTTAATATAAATATGTTAAATACTTTGACAGAAGCTGGTATTGTACCTGTCGTTGCCTGTATCGGTGCAACGAAGGACGGGCAGGCGCTGAACATTAATGGCGATACAGTTGCGAGTGAAATTGCATTGGCAGTCGGCGCGGATTGTCTCCTGCTTGTGACAGATGTTGCCGGTATTCGTATAAAGGATGAATATCAGACGGAAGTGACACCAAGGTTAATCGAACAATGGATTGACGACGGGCATATTTACGGCGGTATGATTCCGAAAGTACAGGGCGCTCTTAACTGTTTGAAGGCAGGCATTCCTTCTGTACAAATTGTAAATGAAACTTTAACCGGGACGACTATTTTAAGTGAGGAGCTAGTGAAATGA
- a CDS encoding N-acetylglutamate synthase: MTSTIEMKKLSSKNIVSPKGFTAAGVHCGLKHKKKDLAILVSEVPASVAGVFTTNAVQAAPLKVTKEVVYETKKMQAVIVNSGNANACTGKQGLLDAYEMQLLAAQKLGIASSLVGVASTGVIGEIMKMEPVKKGVELLNPDSKLESGIDFSQAILTTDTVMKNTTYATIIDGKEVIVSGTAKGSGMIEPNMATMLGFITTDANIESEELQKALSSVTDCTFNSITVDGDTSTNDTVIVMANGLAGNDPLSPAHPDWENFYTALRLVSEDLAKSIARDGEGATKLIEVEVDGAVSDEEARKIAKTVVGSPLVKTAVFGCDANWGRIIAAVGYSGAVIDPDKITIKIGGATMVENGEPIQFSEEALIEILKQHEVKIFVSLEVGKGHGFAWGCDLTYDYVQINASYRS; this comes from the coding sequence ATGACTTCAACAATAGAGATGAAAAAACTATCAAGTAAAAATATCGTGTCACCAAAAGGGTTTACTGCAGCAGGTGTTCATTGTGGGCTTAAACATAAGAAAAAAGATTTAGCAATTTTGGTAAGTGAAGTACCAGCAAGTGTTGCCGGCGTATTCACAACAAATGCAGTCCAGGCAGCACCGTTGAAAGTGACAAAAGAAGTTGTATATGAAACGAAAAAAATGCAGGCGGTAATCGTAAATTCAGGAAATGCCAATGCATGCACAGGCAAACAAGGATTATTGGATGCATATGAAATGCAACTGCTTGCAGCACAAAAGCTTGGCATCGCATCTAGTTTGGTAGGGGTAGCCTCTACAGGTGTCATCGGGGAAATTATGAAGATGGAACCAGTTAAAAAAGGTGTAGAGCTATTAAATCCGGATTCTAAGCTAGAAAGCGGTATTGATTTTTCTCAAGCAATATTAACGACCGATACAGTAATGAAAAACACAACGTATGCAACGATCATTGATGGCAAGGAAGTAATTGTTTCAGGAACAGCAAAGGGCTCTGGCATGATTGAACCAAATATGGCGACAATGCTTGGGTTTATTACAACAGATGCCAATATTGAATCAGAAGAGCTGCAAAAAGCGTTATCGAGTGTAACGGATTGCACGTTCAACTCGATTACAGTTGACGGTGATACGTCAACAAACGATACGGTTATTGTAATGGCAAATGGCTTAGCAGGAAATGACCCATTATCTCCGGCGCACCCCGACTGGGAAAACTTTTACACAGCACTACGTCTCGTATCAGAAGACTTGGCAAAGTCAATTGCACGTGATGGGGAAGGTGCGACTAAGCTCATCGAAGTAGAAGTGGATGGAGCGGTTTCAGATGAAGAAGCGCGTAAAATCGCAAAAACAGTTGTAGGTTCACCACTTGTGAAAACAGCCGTGTTTGGCTGTGACGCAAACTGGGGTCGTATTATTGCAGCAGTTGGCTATTCTGGAGCTGTAATCGATCCTGATAAAATTACAATTAAAATCGGTGGAGCTACAATGGTGGAAAACGGCGAACCGATTCAGTTTTCCGAAGAAGCACTCATCGAAATATTAAAACAGCATGAAGTGAAAATATTTGTGTCACTGGAAGTTGGAAAAGGACACGGATTTGCATGGGGGTGTGACCTGACTTATGACTACGTTCAAATCAACGCATCATACCGCTCGTAA
- a CDS encoding N-acetyl-gamma-glutamyl-phosphate reductase → MKAGIIGATGYGGLELLRFLHNHKEVEEIGLFTSSEVGTQFSDKFPHLTDIYDQPLLKLEDDALAEYDVVFASTPSGVSSTIFPSLVERGPKLIDLSGDFRLKNLASYETWYKKTPAPQEIVERSVYGLTEWNERAIEKADLIANPGCYPTAVLLSILPLIKNRLIDPSFLVIDAKSGISGAGNKPSQATHFSEANESFSIYKINEHQHIPEIEQAISMFTDIETTITFNTHLVPMIRGILATSYAQVTDGVTQKQLVDCLSETYKNHPFVRVIQEASAVGTNRVKGSNYCDIYVKLDERTNRATIIGVIDNLVKGAAGQAIQNMNVQFGLPQQTGLQLVPYFI, encoded by the coding sequence ATGAAAGCAGGTATTATCGGTGCAACAGGGTACGGGGGATTGGAACTATTACGATTTTTGCATAATCATAAAGAAGTAGAAGAAATCGGGTTATTTACATCCTCAGAAGTAGGAACTCAATTTTCGGATAAATTTCCACACTTAACGGATATTTATGATCAACCATTACTTAAATTGGAAGATGATGCATTGGCGGAGTACGATGTCGTTTTCGCAAGTACGCCGTCTGGGGTATCGAGTACGATTTTCCCGTCTTTAGTTGAACGTGGACCAAAGTTAATTGATTTATCGGGGGATTTCAGACTTAAAAATTTAGCAAGTTATGAAACTTGGTATAAAAAAACTCCGGCGCCACAGGAAATAGTGGAGCGAAGTGTTTACGGCCTAACGGAGTGGAATGAACGAGCAATTGAAAAGGCTGATTTAATTGCCAACCCTGGCTGTTATCCAACGGCAGTTTTATTATCCATTCTGCCTCTTATAAAAAATCGATTAATTGATCCGAGCTTTTTGGTCATCGATGCAAAAAGCGGTATTTCGGGAGCTGGTAATAAACCTTCACAAGCAACACATTTCAGTGAAGCAAATGAAAGCTTCTCCATATATAAAATTAATGAACACCAGCATATTCCAGAAATCGAACAAGCAATTTCGATGTTTACCGATATTGAAACAACAATAACGTTTAATACTCATCTTGTACCGATGATACGTGGGATTTTAGCAACTTCCTATGCACAAGTGACGGACGGTGTAACACAAAAGCAGTTAGTGGACTGTTTGTCAGAAACGTATAAAAATCACCCATTTGTCCGGGTGATTCAAGAGGCATCCGCTGTAGGAACAAACCGAGTAAAAGGTTCTAACTACTGTGACATATACGTGAAGCTTGATGAAAGAACAAACCGGGCAACGATTATCGGAGTCATCGATAATTTAGTTAAAGGAGCGGCCGGTCAGGCAATTCAGAACATGAACGTCCAATTCGGGCTTCCGCAGCAAACAGGCTTACAACTCGTTCCGTATTTTATTTAA